The DNA segment ataGATATGGAGTCGTCAGAACAGGTACACGGGCATTCTCATGATTAGATCGAACTATCCGTCAAGAGTGCTTACTTATCTAACAATAAAACTAGCTTTTGCTAGGTTTTTACATCAGCAAAGTGTGAAATAAGTACATTCGAAAGCAGCTAATcgcatgggttttttttttcttttttaacaccCCAACTTCGTCATATGAATATGGCAAACAGGCCTTTGCATTTTCTTGAATTGATGTTGCCATGCTACCTTTGACACTGGACACTTCCATAATGgtcttttaaaattatattttaaaatgatatagaGTCTTTCTAACAGCTGGTGTCGGATGTTTTTGATCATTCCAGGATTCCTTCATTCAAATCATTGATGCCCAAACTTCAACTtggccaaaaataaaaatggtatttaaaggctcagaccctagttttaacccataaaaaatggacactaagtttagttaatttacaaacctgttactcatttggataaagttacaatagagtaaaaGAAAAGTCTATGACGTTTAAAATGGGAAATACACATAAAAATAGACCAGAACTCGAATCagtaaaccgctacttctcaaaCACAAGTgcgctttttaaaaaatgtgaaaaatgtaaaaaaattttacTACGAAcaccatttttcatttaataattattttgaaaatatatttctaaataatcATGTTTGATGTTTGGTTCCAAACTATATCCTTCATGCAATGGTAATTATAAGAGGTTGACTGCTATCAATTGGTcagctgttaaaatatatacacaatgatAAGGTGTGGACACAAATTGGTTGAATAAATTATGTAGCAGTCTGCATGCTTCTGATGTTTGTAAGTTCGAAACTACTGTCAAAGATAAATTATTCAGTAGATAGCTGTAACCAGTgccttacaaaaaaaaaaaaaaagtacttcgAAGGCTTATGTCTGCTATTCTTCTGTGCAGTGAGTGTCGTGCAAAAATTGAGAACTTGTAGTTGACACATTCTTTTGATACCATCGGCATGGTTAGGCTatcggcctacaggctggtaggaactgggttcggatcccagtcgaggcatgggatttttaatccagataccgactccaaagcctgagtgagtgctccacaaggctcagtgggtaggtgtaaatcactagcaccaaccagtgatccataactggttcaacaaaggccatggtttgtgctatcctgcctgtgggaagtgcaaataaaagatcccttgctgcctgtcataaaagagtagcctatgtggcgacagcaggtttccgctaaaaacagtgtcagaatgaccatatgtttgacgtccaatagccgatgataagataaaaaatcaatgtgctctagtggcgtcgttaaataaaagcaaactttactttacattcTTTTGATCTCCCTTGAAGTCTCAGATAACTCAATACACATCAAAACGGTATTCACATGTCAAGGCAAGTCAATGAAGATATCAgttaactaaataaacaatcaTTTTATGGGTTAGTTTTGATTGATTGTGATATAAATTGGTGGTAGTAAGAGTCCACTTCAAgatattatttttgtgctatCAATAAATAACGTGTTTGACATTTAGTTACTCATGGACGTGGGTGTAATTCCAGTAAATTTCACATTTGAAACACAATGTCACTAAtgagtttaaagggacataccctagtttcaacccgtaaaaattaacattaagtttatttaatctacaaacctgtatcacatgtggataaagttacagttgagtgaaacatgagtctgtgactttgaaatgttgaaataccctctaaaaatagacaaaaactcgactccataactgttacttctcagaagcatgtgtgtttttaaaaatatgagaaatgcattttgtgatattaaaaacatcaggatgaccaaaaacacttcaaatgtacggaaactgataactaaaccataaaatctaagtaaagtatgatttcagttatcaaaaacggctataatagtcaaaaatatgccttagtgtttaaaaactagggtatgtccgtttaaaataattaatgaaaacaaaacatgtggatatgatttatgtaattttgtcattaggtacatgtacttttcaaaaaccacaaataaatgatgatttaaagtatatgtatatgtaatctATAAGCACTGACCTATAAACGTAATAccaaaaatttattaattaatgtttagacATTGTGactaagtaatttttttttttttttattaccgtATAACCGAAAAAATTTGTGGGGTTTTATTTTCGTGGATTTCGAGGGTAAGTGGTCAACCTCGAAATTATATAACCTCGAACATATTTGAAAAACCCCCATTAaattctatcaaaaataatCATTGTTACCTCTCTAACGAATACAGTATACTATTTACCGGAACTTTTATTTCCCGCGCATGCGCAGACTACAGGAAATCCgcaaaataattgtaataatatatgcaAGAcaacaagttattatttttgaagTGAACACgccacaatatttattaacttgCAAAGAACATAACTAAGTATTTATTgatgaacaagaaaaaacacggTACACAATTAATCAACAACCTAAACAGAAAACAGCACTACTGAAATAAAAACGTCAAAATGGTTCGTTTGAATGTCCTTGAACACTATTATATAAAGAACTTCATTTCCACGCAGAACTACTagaataaaatactagtattaACAAAATCATTGTTTGAATGCAGCACTACTTGAATATGCACACAGAACAGTTTGGCTAATTATCACGTCGAGCCTCACGCACTGCATCAGTGATTCCGGGATTGGTGAATGCGGCTTTCAACATTTCCTGCCGTGTTTTCAAATTTCCTATGACCTTCATAATCCACCTTGCATGCACTGATTTTATGGCTGAGGTACGCATGTCGATCTTTATGCTTGTAACAACTTGGCCTTCTTTCATAGCCAGGGAAACCTGCTTGGAATACCAGGCGGTGAATTCGGCCTTCAGAGCGTCTTTCAGGGGTTTATTTACACACACATCTTGTGGCTGTAGAGCGTCGGTGCAATTAGGCGGAACAAAGACGATGTTGATATGAGCTTTCTTCATCTTGTCTTGAAAGGCTCGGTCTTGGTGACACTTGAACATATCGAGTATGACCAACGATTTTTGCAGCTTGGGTAGTTTCTGTTCTTTCTTGACACGGTTGACGTAAGGTATGATGATGTTGTCGGCGTATTCATCCATGGTTTTGTTAGTTGACCAGTGATTATCAGAATGTGTGATACCCCAATCACCGGGAAATTTCACACCCTGTGGATGACAACGATCTGTCTTCCCGTCGTAAATCAGCTGCACCGGTAACATGTCCCCACTCAGTGTTGAGGCGACGACAGCTGTGATCATATGTTTGTCGCTCAGTCCAGCTATTTCCACTCGCCTCGATCCCTTCTGATCCATGGTCCACTCGCCACATGGCACAAACTTTAACCCAGTCTGATCAAAGTTTATAATCAGTTCATCTGGAATTTCGTGTTGAATTGCGTTTGTCGAAATTCTGCCAAGAAACTTTCGTTTGATTGTTTTGAAGTTCTCTGGTAACACCCAAGCGCTCGTTGTTGCTTTCCGCTTTGAAAATCCCATCCAATTCAGCAGGGAAGCTGCCCAGCTCTTCGTTAAAGATACCGAGCCACCATTTTCTATCCTGATCCCTGGGTTGCTGGCTTCAATAAGTCCCTTAGAACCAGCTATCACTATTGATGTATTGATCACTCCCCCAGCCCCACGGATGGCTTTCAAATAAGTTTGAATTGTTTTGTCCATATCACCCAATAGCAGGGGTCATCCTCGGTTTTCTTTTGGCAAAGTTTTCTCTGCTAGTTTAATATCTTTTGCAGTAGATTGGATATTTTGCCTGACTTTAAGCATGCGTCTTTTATGTCTGTCCCTAATACTTCGAACTGTCGATTCACTAACTGGGTTATCGAGATCTACTGAAAATGTTCGACTGCATCTTGCCACACCATGTTGAAGTGCATATTTTCCTATCTTGGCAGTTTGTTCGTCGTCAAAAATGTTATATTCACGTTTCCATTTTGTCGATTTAGGTGTCAATATGGCTTTGTTTGCAGCATCGATACATGACGACGGGATTTCAAGTTCTGGTCCTTGTGACGGGGATGGCAAAAAACTATCGCTATCAACAGATTTGTTTAACCAGCTCAAGAGACTCGTTGATTTTAGTTTTGGTTGTAAAATGCGTGCATAACAGTATTCGTGCAATGCTGGTATAATTAGCCAGCTTACCATAGGATTAAGAAGGAAACATGTCAAGCTCAGATTAAACATCAAACAGAATCAATGACTGTGATCAGTTGTTTCTCTAATAGCATACTGTAATAGCCAATCGAGATTGAGTGCTCTATTGTTTAACTGTGAGCTTTGATCGTCTGGTGTAATTGTCGACTGGATGCTGACGACGTGAAActtttaatgaaaaatgaatgGTATTTACCAACAGGATTTGTTGAAACaacgaaaataaaaatgatcAGGTTTAAAGGTTTACCAAACCTCGAAAATAAAAGACCTCCGAACCACGAAAAATTGAGACCacgaaaatttccggttatacagtattattattattttttaatattaaaagtaaataataccAGTATTTAAACATaacttgttttttcttcatatttttggGTAGaagagtgggtttttttaaagttttttttttttttttaaatcttgataatataaattaaatataaaatttatttatttatttttatataaaaacatcacAGTACGGTACATTGTTtccttattttttgtttatttgtaagaGAATTACaagtcttaaaaaaaaaatttgatggATCAGGGTTTTAGCTCTCATTATTTTGGGCACAACATGTGTTTTCTCTGTTCTGTGCACTATGAGATCTTGTATGTTATTAACAGCTGGTAAAGATGTTgctgaaatgcatttcaagttatatcGGTCAAATTAagtttaacatttcagtggtattaaggtaaaacatattttgaggtCAGTGTACTGTTAAtagtgttacatgtatgttgttaaacaaaaattcctTTCTAGGTAATGTATTCAGACTCCTGGAAaagtgtaaaaacaacaacaagaaaaaagtCCAGGAAAATGAACCAAAATAGTGCTTAAAAGTCCTGGAGAatgtaaatatttgaaatttatGAACCCtgtaatggaacaatgtagtgggCCAGTGATGactaaatcaatatgctctagtggtgtcgttaaacaaaacaaactaactgaaTGTGTAATCAGACTTAacatactcttttttttttttaattgatttcaGTTTTCTTTTGGAGACTTCAGTGACCTCCTCCCAGACGACTATCAGAAGATACACATCATTCTCCATGGGCGGAAAGATGGAATAAAACACGTTGAGGTAGGTCTCTTGTCAGACAATCTCACATAGTGTGGATAAACAGTGAATTGTTttggcaggatttagctcagttggttgatcgctcgcatgaggtgctgcttcgcaggatcaaacttgtaccagtgcaccacatggaaaaaatgtagcaagtttcctctgatgactacgagacaGACATTCtaattgtttgacattcagtgaATTTTTGGTCTTGACTTTTGGCTTCATGCACAATaataaccggcctcagtggcgtcgtggttaggccatcggtctacaggctggtaggtactgggtttggatcccagttgaggcatgggatttttaatccagataccgactccaaaccctgagtgagtgctccgcaagtctcaatgggtaggtgtaaaccacttacaccgaccagtgatccataactggttcaacaaaggccatggtttgtgctatcctgcctgtgggaagtgtaaataaaagatcccttgctgctaatcaaaaagagtagcccatgtagtggcgacagcgggtttcctctcaaactctgtgtggtccttaaccatatgtctgacgccatataaccgtaaataaaatgtgttgagtgcgtcgttaaataaaacatttctttctttctttcatgcaCAATAAATAAACTATCTCTGAcagtaattttgtgatatgatatatttaacagacggtaatttttatttctttaatcttttaaaacttaaaattaatattttgtccagaattataaaataaaataaataaaaaactgaCCTGTAAACAATGTTGTCTACTTGTTGTAGACATTTGACAGGGGttaaggttagtagaccagtttttattttcatgtgctaaagcattgtaataatacagctaattatGAATTTGATtgacatcagtattccaatgaagtcactttgcatctccttgcaataaccataaactgggtacatgacgtttccgttttaagaatgctggagaAATtgctgttgaatttttttttatttgaacattactaatgcacctgaatgcgTTTGaagaacattttgtaattaaaaagttgtaccttttacgaaatatggatttgaagtgaaattacagtaagatatCTATCTATTATGTACGGAGCTAAAACAacggtgcgaaaagtgactatTGTCAACCTTAGTGAAAGCCAACCTTTGAGAAGGGGTAGTggctttctcaaacatttgtcaaacactacATTATTAAGTGCTGGTGTTGattttgtgttattaaattCACGATCATTACAATGGTATTCATTAAGGTTGCAATAAATCATTTACAATGGATCTATATTTGTACATTGATTTTCACCCCAAGGCTTATCATTCTGCAGTATCTACTTGTGCAAAGTTGGTTCATTAAAAACGTACTATTTCTGCTTTAAAACACACATGAGGTGCCTCCCCCCAAGGCCACTAGTGttgcatatatgtattttaaaaaatgacaagaTTTGCATATTAGatcattttcttatttttgttgTGTAAATACACATTTTGTATGATCGATCACTCTAGGTGGACTTAACATGGGcttttttttcctgttccatTTCCAGTTCTAATCAGTGCCCCTTGActggtacacatgtatataccaaAAGTCAAAGTATCACttggcagtgtttctgccagaaataatttttagggtatggcgctatgttattgaatgcaaccacagtcaacaggggctaTGGGGGGCCCTCCtccacaaagaaaatgggttacatttagggttaggcttaagaaaatcatacaataatgataagagtcattaattttgtcaaaatgttaactttaaaaaattcaaatttgggtatggcgccatacccataaattttaccctctggcagaaaccctgcttggAACCTTTTTTCTTTGTGAGGAGAGTACATGTCATATAAAAGAATCCCTCCTGCTATTTGGTAGGCATGTATCCTACATGTGTGTgtaacagtgggtttcctctcttatacTCTAGATGAAGAgtcaaacatcttacaaataaCCCCAAATaactagtttaaaatgtgttgaggagGTGTTTTTAGGCAAATATGCTATTCCTCCTTTTCTTAACAGTATTCATGTATGTATTCAGTTTTaaaagggcgggacatagcccagtggtaaagtgttcgcttgatgcacggtcggtctaggatcaattcccgtcggtggacccattgggctatttctcgttccaaccagtgctccacaactggtctaacaaaggccttggtatgtactatcctgtctgtgtgatggtgcatatcaaagatccattgctgctaatcgaaaagagtagcccatgaagtggcaacagcgggtttcctctctcagtatctgtgtggtcttttaccatatgtctgacaccatataaccaaaaataaaatgtgttgagtgtgtcattaaataaaacatttccttccttccttccttccttccttcagttttaaaatatatattatatattttgtatttcagtttCCATGGGACACCTGTAAGGAACCTTGGGCAGTTCCACATACTGCAGATGGTATGTGTACGTAGGAGTTagctaaatatttaaaaagattgTAATTTCTAAATAGTACGGTTTAACTTAGTCGGAAGGGCTAAATATTGCAattgataataatacaaatgtcaTGTACAATGTACTTGCACATATATCTATTTGTAGTAATGTCAAATACAACTAAAGTCCATTGGAACATAGTCCAATACATCTGCCGTCAACTGAGTTTGACGTCCGATTCacttctatgtacatgtatataatgaaGAGGCCACATCACACTTGcgcaatattaaaatattaagaatactagatttgtattgaaatattttgaacaaTTTGTTGTAAATTTCATAATTGGTGGCTTGTATAATACTCTTTTAACACTTGTTCCACAGTTAAACGATTGGATCGCTTTTGAAATGTTACACAAATGCGATATGACCAACTTAGTTGGTAATTAGAGGAAAAtccttgaaaataatttttaaaggtgGAAAATGACACTTACAAAGTAATGGAATTTGGTTGAACCGTGATCAACTACAACTTGATACATTTTTGTTCTTAGGTGAAGGCtaccatggcaacaccattGCTGATGTTCACCAGGTCCCTCCAATGGGCATCCCTCCGCAGTTTGTGCCCTGCCTTGTGGCTGGAATGCCTCCTATTCCTGCCATGGTCCCTGTTGGCGCGTACCCCATGGGTCATCCGCACATTGTGAATGGCTTGCCGGTCCCCACCGGACAGGTGGCCCAAGTTGTCCCTTACCCGCAGTACGGTCATCCCGCAAGTGGGTCAGTGCCGTCAAACCTCCCTGATAACCGCTACTGTGAGATGAAGAATGAAGGCGCGGGCATGACCGCTAAATGCGCAGGTTTTGAGAACGAAGATTGCGAGCTTCGGGATGTCATCGTGGATTCGGCATCGAAACCAGTTTGTCAGCAGGTGCCGAAAACCGACGTGGAATTTTCAGGTGTCCCGTACGGTAGCGCAGTTAACAAAGTCGAGCCTACTGAAGCTTCTATGGAAATTGAAACCACTGCGAATGCAGAAAAACCATCTGCAGTTAACGATCATACTGAAGCTGAGAAGCGTGTTGACGAAAATGACACTCGTGGTAATGTTGGAAATGATAGTATTTCTAAAAGGACTACGGATAGTATGAATGCGCAAGCGTCCAGTCAGATGGGGGAGTcatcaacagcagcagtagaagCAGAAAGCCATTCACCCGAACCTCAAACTGCCGTGGTGGCGGAATCGTACACTACCGAGGACTCGGTAGCCTTTGATAAAAATGACCCGCCCCTGCCCTCACATGGTGCTACATCTCCCAGCTCGGAGCCTAGTGTTGCGGGATCAGGCCCAGTCCAAGTCCGTACCTGGGCCGCCCTCTTCAAGAATGAGAAGACTGCCAACATGGCGAAGGTGACCTACATTGGCGCTGGTGATGGATTCAAGCAGGAGAGTCCAGCAAATGCCACCAACAAGAAGAACGAAACCGTGGAGCTCCCAGTCCCAGTGTCCGAGGATTCGGCTGCGTCTAAACTTGGAGGTGatcttttagtttttttgtactttttcattcgttcattctttATTGACAGAGCTATAAAGCTCATAAGTTAcatcaagaaaatatataaatacacaggTGAACAATGGTGACACGTAATGAAATAAGGTGCAGTGGGAAGTAAGTAAACAAGACGATtttaggggcaggacgtagcccagtggtaaagcgctcactcgatgcgcagtcggtctgggatcgatccccatcggtgggcccattgggctattattcgttctagccagtacaccacgactagtatatcaaaggctgtggtatgtactatcctgtatgggattgtgcatataaaagatcccttgctgctaatcgaaaagagtagcctatgaagtggcgacagtgcgtttcctctctcaatatctgtgtggtcttaaccatatgtccgacaccatataaccgtaaataaaatgtgtttagtgcgtcgttaaataaaacatttctttctttcattcattctttagtGACTGAGCTATACAGCTTATAAGTTAcatcaagaaaatatataaataaacgggggtagaattaaaaaaaattcagggcaCGGCCATTTTGGCTTTGGGTTTGAGGACATTTTTGGGGCACCAAGGCCAGTGGGCAGGGCACCAAGGGCAACATTTCTTTCAAGGGTAGGGCACCAAGGCCACTTTCTGTAAAGTTTTCACTGATGCGAGTGAGAGATGAGGTTCCATTCCACAGGACAcacaatgaatgaaataaagtaAGTGATGATTTTTCTCTCAGCAAACGAGTAATTTTAAGACTAAAACTGTAAATGAAACAGAAGAAAAATGCTAGTAAATCGTTGATTTGAGCAAAATTTGAAAACTAATTGTAATAGGTTTTTCAAATTTTGATTCAAACTGGCAATTCACTACAGTTTATCTTCATTTTTCCCTTTTTTATAACCAGATTTACtctttatatttttgaaaaaaaacttgAAATACACAGCAATACAGCCAGTTTACAGTGTTTTGCCAGCCAAATGGCTTCAGTCGATCACGTGACTCGGCGCGTGACGTCACCGTGAAACGTCCTATAAAAAAAGTGCGTCTCTCCCATTATCGCTTTTAGATATTGGCTTTGTAATTCCCTTGTAGCcggtattgtttttattttggagCCAATCAATTGCTCAATCAAAAACTCCCTCTTTTAGggaaatactttattttataatttatacccTTTTGACCTGAgcacagaaaaaaatatttagtcctgacatataaatatttatatttcaaaattttaataataaaaagtccattaattcaataaatgattattatttaagcaATAGCAGTCTATTTCGCCTTTTCTCCCACGTGATCTTCCCTGCGCAGAAGAGTCTTTATAGAGCGATTGCGTGTCTGAGAGTCGGCAATAATTTCTTTGGATTTCTGTTCTTATGGATGAATACACGGCAAGTGACAAATGCTGCAAAGTTCAATTTAGTTGGTACCAGGCATGAGAAGGGCACTAGGGCATACAAGGAAGGCAACCACGGCTACTTATGGCCGTGGACACAGTCCAATTTATCGGGGCACCGCGTCCAGTAACAAGGGCACCTACGGCAATAAGATACAATGGAAAGTAAGTAAACAAGATGCATGCATCCATGCagattgtttatattataatagaATTTTCACAACATTACCAGCATATACCTAATCTGCTGAAATATGACCTCTATTAGAATTTAGAGTATGTTGTTGACttttaagatttttaaaataccattttGGTTTCTACTTGTAAATGGATGTCACGTCTGTCTATGATTCTAGTCCAAGATGCCATGAAAATTTAATTGTTactttatattcatattttctAGCAAATAAATATGGCCATTTCCAGTCTTTACGGTCACTGACAAGCATAGAGGTACCATAGCAATGACTGCTAAACAGGTTGAAGTCGATAGGAAtcttatcttcttttttttctcttttcttttctttctttttttatttacatgtataacacAGTCAGAGTTTGTTATTTTCGTCTCTGTAATCTCGAGTGCCATGGATATCTCACTTATCAAGAATTTGTTCTGTTAGTATAATTATCACTCAGTATCTACATATGTGGTGTTTTATCTCAAATGCCAATATTTGGAACTTGTTTTCAACATCAAGATATCAAAGCTTACTGGatttgttttccttctttttttttatatatatatatatatatatatatgtaataaatagaataataaactcGGTACcggttattatcaaatttatgtccctcgtgaaatatgtatatgtgtatatgtatatatatatataagtatatgtatatatataatatatatatatatatatatatatatatatatatatacatatacatatatatatatatatatacatatacatatacatatacatatacatatacatgtacatatacatatacatatatatatatatatatatatatatatatatatatatatatatatatatatatatatatatatatatatatatataaatatatatataaaaatacataaggATTAagtatcagtatatatatatatatatatatatatatatatatatatatatatatatatataatacataaggattaagttcagtatatatgtatatatatatatatatatatatatatatactgaacttaAACCGTATGTAAAACCTTATGTATCTTTTCAGATTTTCTTCTCAATGTTAAGCTGGAGCACAAAGTGATAGCCCTGCAACCCCGAGGACTTGTTAACAGAGGCAACTGGTGCTATATCAATGCTGTATCCTTTGGAAATGTTCACATGTGGAAACGGTTCCCTTAATGTTTTAGAAATTGTATCAGATGTTACAGGAATTCTTTGATTGGTTTTTTTACTTAGTTCTTTAGAAATTATGGGTTTCACCTAGCGATATTTGGCAATTATATCAGATATAATGTGTTTGCCTAT comes from the Gigantopelta aegis isolate Gae_Host chromosome 14, Gae_host_genome, whole genome shotgun sequence genome and includes:
- the LOC121388371 gene encoding ubiquitin carboxyl-terminal hydrolase 10-like, which gives rise to MESSEQFSFGDFSDLLPDDYQKIHIILHGRKDGIKHVEFPWDTCKEPWAVPHTADGEGYHGNTIADVHQVPPMGIPPQFVPCLVAGMPPIPAMVPVGAYPMGHPHIVNGLPVPTGQVAQVVPYPQYGHPASGSVPSNLPDNRYCEMKNEGAGMTAKCAGFENEDCELRDVIVDSASKPVCQQVPKTDVEFSGVPYGSAVNKVEPTEASMEIETTANAEKPSAVNDHTEAEKRVDENDTRGNVGNDSISKRTTDSMNAQASSQMGESSTAAVEAESHSPEPQTAVVAESYTTEDSVAFDKNDPPLPSHGATSPSSEPSVAGSGPVQVRTWAALFKNEKTANMAKVTYIGAGDGFKQESPANATNKKNETVELPVPVSEDSAASKLGDFLLNVKLEHKVIALQPRGLVNRGNWCYINATLQALVACPPFYHLLKKLSTARLLTRGPSSTPILDSFVDFVKKFSPMTRLSGPRNRRSLELVSGPAFEPENIYRMLQVIEVNHCFKLGKQEDAEEFLSCILDGLHEEMAAAISAVTNDSPVNGMAQPNGYIEDEEIDEEEDETWQQVGPKKKSVQTRRASFAKTPIGDIFAGQIRSAVYRATSAESANLQPFFTLQLDIQNEKIWTVCDALDGLVCKEMVHGYTCSKTKEEVEAARKITLEELPSVLILHLKCFVYDQKGGCQKLLKKIDFEVDLQIKKEMLSATAKSKVQTAHRTYKLFAVVFHHGKNATGGHYTTNVFHPGISSWVKIDDSRIQAVSVQEVLKFSAPRMPYLLYYRRIDLA